The Oncorhynchus kisutch isolate 150728-3 linkage group LG20, Okis_V2, whole genome shotgun sequence genome has a segment encoding these proteins:
- the eif2ak2 gene encoding interferon-induced, double-stranded RNA-activated protein kinase isoform X2, with product MDSTNYISILCEYAQRQRQISDIKFEEVGTEGPDHLKTFTLRVVIKGHAYPNGVGKNKKEAKQNAAKHALAGMMETTEQEDASVSCPPSPAQSPAPPVRAVISQPNYVCWLNEHSQKNKLSLKALEETRVGPNNTSQCCRYVVGEKEYPEGFGNTKKEAKEEAAMQVYLELCGRSQTTGTADENCNGTTGKHKEELNPKVVVLSEKVEHMNMSPEQNVPERYSFITTEETNFIGILNHYCQKTKRFPDFKLVEKSGPSHDPQFAYKVLIDQREYPNGLGKTAKQAKQQAAQLAWSALQEQSDWNSQVSCRSTVSEDGGLSSLTPSSTWESQDATPPSLSIPGSTSESIIFADSVNVSSPKVESPVNVKPKIRLAPNFLMSPVKTKQEGPDLKGNNLGTLSSGRTSNQPIKSRFLSEFDSIEKIGKGGFGNVYKARRELEQKYFAVKIVLSKGKAKREVGALADLQHPNIVRYYTAWLEDTTYRCDTNSESDTTSDSGSSSSSEFLYIQMELCDKRTLKVWIDERNAHRKPKRREESLHITQQIVNGVEYIHSKKLLHRDLKPANIMFGMSDGEGKGEVKIGDFGLVTAEDNDNDENLLERTKKTGTKSYMAPEQRNQTSYDRKVDIFALGLIYFELLWNLSGMEKAEVWNDVRSQSFPPQFNTQFNLENKVIESMLCANPEDRPDARQLKIKLNECSCVLTRDQNFHQDNRTV from the exons ATGGATTCCACAAACTACATCTCCATACTGTGCGAGTATGCTCAGAGACAACGTCAGATCTCTGACATCAAGTTTGAGGAGGTTGGAACAGAAGGACCGGATCACCTGAAAAC CTTTACTCTGAGGGTGGTGATTAAAGGCCATGCCTATCCTAACGGGGTTGGAAAGAACAAGAAAGAAGCCAAACAGAATGCTGCTAAACATGCTCTGGCTGGCATGATGGAGACGACAGAGCAGGAGGATGCA TCTGTTTCATGTCCTCCGTCACCGGCTCAGTCTCCAGCCCCTCCTGTCCGAGCAGTTATCTCCCAGCCCAACTACGTGTGCTGGCTGAATGAACACAGCCAGAAGAACAAGCTGTCTCTAAAGGCTTTGGAGGAAACGCGTGTTGGACCCAACAACACCTCACA ATGCTGTAGGTATGTGGTAGGTGAGAAAGAATACCCAGAGGGCTTTGGGAACACGAAGAAGGAGGCTAAGGAGGAAGCAGCAATGCAGGTCTATCTGGAGTTATGTGGCCGTAGTCAGACTACAGGG ACTGCAGATGAAAACTGCAATGGCACCACTGGAAAACACAAGGAGGAATTGAATCCAAAGGTTGTGGTCCTCAG TGAGAAGGTTGAACACATGAACATGAGCCCAGAACAGAATGTTCCAGAACGATACAGCTTCATTACAACAGAGGAGACCAACTTCATAGGTATACTCAACCACTACTGTCAGAAAACCAAACGGTTTCCTGACTTTAAACTGGTGGAGAAGAGTGGACCGTCACACGACCCTCA ATTTGCTTATAAAGTATTGATTGACCAGAGAGAATACCCAAATGGTTTGGGTAAGACAGCCAAACAGGCCAAACAACAAGCTGCTCAGTTAGCATGGTCTGCTCTTCAAGAACAGTCTGACTGGAACAGCCAG GTGTCTTGCAGATCAACAGTTTCAGAAGATGGAGGACTatcctctctaaccccctccagtacatg GGAATCCCAGGATGCAACACCACCATCCTTGAGTAttccaggaagtaccagtgagtCCATCATATTCGCAGACTCCGTTAACGTCAGCTCCCCCAAG GTTGAAAGCCCTGTAAATGTGAAGCCTAAAATAAG ACTAGCACCTAACTTCCTGATGTCACCGGTCAAGACCAAACAG GAAGGTCCCGATTTAAAAGGCAACAATTTAGGAACCTTGTCAAGTggaaggacatccaaccaaccaaTTAAATCTAG GTTTTTATCAGAGTTTGATTCAATAGAGAAGATTGGCAAAGGAGGCTTTGGCAACGTTTATAAGGCGCGACGGGAACTGGAGCAGAAGTATTTTGCCGTGAAgatagtactgagtaaagg GAAAGCTAAGCGGGAGGTTGGTGCCTTAGCAGATCTTCAGCACCCCAACATAGTACGCTACTACACCGCCTGGCTGGAGGACACCACGTACCGATGCGACACCAACTCTGAGAGCGACACCACTTCAGA TTCAGGCAGCAGTTCGTCCTCTGAGTTCCTGTACATCCAGATGGAACTATGTGACAAGAGGACTCTAAAAGTGTGGATCGACGAGAGGAACGCTCATCGGAAACCCAAACGCAGGGAGGAGAGTCTACACATCACCCAGCAGATAGTAAACGGGGTAGAATACATCCACTCCAAGAAACTCCTACACAGAGACCTAAAG ccTGCTAACATCATGTTTGGTATGAGTGacggagaggggaagggagaggtaaAGATCGGGGACTTTGGTCTGGTGACAGCAGAAGATAACGACAACGATGAGAACCTGCTGGAGAGAACGAAAAAGACAGGAACCAAGTCTTACATGGCCCCCGAACAG AGGAACCAGACCTCCTATGACAGAAAGGTGGACATCTTTGCTTTGGGTCTGATCTACTTCGAACTGCTCTGGAACCTGTCTGGGATGGAGAAAGCAGAG
- the eif2ak2 gene encoding interferon-induced, double-stranded RNA-activated protein kinase isoform X1 codes for MDSTNYISILCEYAQRQRQISDIKFEEVGTEGPDHLKTFTLRVVIKGHAYPNGVGKNKKEAKQNAAKHALAGMMETTEQEDASVSCPPSPAQSPAPPVRAVISQPNYVCWLNEHSQKNKLSLKALEETRVGPNNTSQCCRYVVGEKEYPEGFGNTKKEAKEEAAMQVYLELCGRSQTTGTADENCNGTTGKHKEELNPKVVVLSEKVEHMNMSPEQNVPERYSFITTEETNFIGILNHYCQKTKRFPDFKLVEKSGPSHDPQFAYKVLIDQREYPNGLGKTAKQAKQQAAQLAWSALQEQSDWNSQVSCRSTVSEDGGLSSLTPSSTWESQDATPPSLSIPGSTSESIIFADSVNVSSPKQVESPVNVKPKIRLAPNFLMSPVKTKQEGPDLKGNNLGTLSSGRTSNQPIKSRFLSEFDSIEKIGKGGFGNVYKARRELEQKYFAVKIVLSKGKAKREVGALADLQHPNIVRYYTAWLEDTTYRCDTNSESDTTSDSGSSSSSEFLYIQMELCDKRTLKVWIDERNAHRKPKRREESLHITQQIVNGVEYIHSKKLLHRDLKPANIMFGMSDGEGKGEVKIGDFGLVTAEDNDNDENLLERTKKTGTKSYMAPEQRNQTSYDRKVDIFALGLIYFELLWNLSGMEKAEVWNDVRSQSFPPQFNTQFNLENKVIESMLCANPEDRPDARQLKIKLNECSCVLTRDQNFHQDNRTV; via the exons ATGGATTCCACAAACTACATCTCCATACTGTGCGAGTATGCTCAGAGACAACGTCAGATCTCTGACATCAAGTTTGAGGAGGTTGGAACAGAAGGACCGGATCACCTGAAAAC CTTTACTCTGAGGGTGGTGATTAAAGGCCATGCCTATCCTAACGGGGTTGGAAAGAACAAGAAAGAAGCCAAACAGAATGCTGCTAAACATGCTCTGGCTGGCATGATGGAGACGACAGAGCAGGAGGATGCA TCTGTTTCATGTCCTCCGTCACCGGCTCAGTCTCCAGCCCCTCCTGTCCGAGCAGTTATCTCCCAGCCCAACTACGTGTGCTGGCTGAATGAACACAGCCAGAAGAACAAGCTGTCTCTAAAGGCTTTGGAGGAAACGCGTGTTGGACCCAACAACACCTCACA ATGCTGTAGGTATGTGGTAGGTGAGAAAGAATACCCAGAGGGCTTTGGGAACACGAAGAAGGAGGCTAAGGAGGAAGCAGCAATGCAGGTCTATCTGGAGTTATGTGGCCGTAGTCAGACTACAGGG ACTGCAGATGAAAACTGCAATGGCACCACTGGAAAACACAAGGAGGAATTGAATCCAAAGGTTGTGGTCCTCAG TGAGAAGGTTGAACACATGAACATGAGCCCAGAACAGAATGTTCCAGAACGATACAGCTTCATTACAACAGAGGAGACCAACTTCATAGGTATACTCAACCACTACTGTCAGAAAACCAAACGGTTTCCTGACTTTAAACTGGTGGAGAAGAGTGGACCGTCACACGACCCTCA ATTTGCTTATAAAGTATTGATTGACCAGAGAGAATACCCAAATGGTTTGGGTAAGACAGCCAAACAGGCCAAACAACAAGCTGCTCAGTTAGCATGGTCTGCTCTTCAAGAACAGTCTGACTGGAACAGCCAG GTGTCTTGCAGATCAACAGTTTCAGAAGATGGAGGACTatcctctctaaccccctccagtacatg GGAATCCCAGGATGCAACACCACCATCCTTGAGTAttccaggaagtaccagtgagtCCATCATATTCGCAGACTCCGTTAACGTCAGCTCCCCCAAG CAGGTTGAAAGCCCTGTAAATGTGAAGCCTAAAATAAG ACTAGCACCTAACTTCCTGATGTCACCGGTCAAGACCAAACAG GAAGGTCCCGATTTAAAAGGCAACAATTTAGGAACCTTGTCAAGTggaaggacatccaaccaaccaaTTAAATCTAG GTTTTTATCAGAGTTTGATTCAATAGAGAAGATTGGCAAAGGAGGCTTTGGCAACGTTTATAAGGCGCGACGGGAACTGGAGCAGAAGTATTTTGCCGTGAAgatagtactgagtaaagg GAAAGCTAAGCGGGAGGTTGGTGCCTTAGCAGATCTTCAGCACCCCAACATAGTACGCTACTACACCGCCTGGCTGGAGGACACCACGTACCGATGCGACACCAACTCTGAGAGCGACACCACTTCAGA TTCAGGCAGCAGTTCGTCCTCTGAGTTCCTGTACATCCAGATGGAACTATGTGACAAGAGGACTCTAAAAGTGTGGATCGACGAGAGGAACGCTCATCGGAAACCCAAACGCAGGGAGGAGAGTCTACACATCACCCAGCAGATAGTAAACGGGGTAGAATACATCCACTCCAAGAAACTCCTACACAGAGACCTAAAG ccTGCTAACATCATGTTTGGTATGAGTGacggagaggggaagggagaggtaaAGATCGGGGACTTTGGTCTGGTGACAGCAGAAGATAACGACAACGATGAGAACCTGCTGGAGAGAACGAAAAAGACAGGAACCAAGTCTTACATGGCCCCCGAACAG AGGAACCAGACCTCCTATGACAGAAAGGTGGACATCTTTGCTTTGGGTCTGATCTACTTCGAACTGCTCTGGAACCTGTCTGGGATGGAGAAAGCAGAG